The genomic interval CGCGTCCTCCAGGCTATTTAGTGTCAGTAGCAATATCAACGTAGAGGTTTGTATCCACGTACCAAATCCACAATGACTACTCCGGTAGAAACGACCTCTGACTTCAGGAAGACCCGCACGATCTTGATGAGGGGCCAGTAGGCCATCTCCAGCTCCTCAGGTTCAGCACCATCGCCTTCCGTGCGAGATTTGTTTCGCTTCTTCTCCGATTCCACGAAGGCCGAGATTCCGGCGTAAAAAGGAGCGCACTCTGCTTCTTCAATCACCTTGGTCTTGCCAATCACCTCTCGCACCTTGACAAAATTGGCAAGAACAACAGGATCGACATCTCTGAGTTGCATATCAGTATGCTGTGGGTAGGCGGCCTTCAGAATGGAATATGCGATCCCAGCGTCGCTGTCCGCATTCTTGATGTCCGGAGAGAGCTTGCCCCTGTTGTCAAGGATGTCGCGGTGAAGGGCAACGACCTCAGCAGTCCCCTCAGCCTGAGTAACGAGCTCAATCTCGGCGCGATACTTCTTGGCAGTATCATTGGAGCCGTTGCACGAAATCTTGGCAACGGCGACCGTACAGGTCCGCATACAGTTGGTGAGAGGAACTCTTTCCTCGTCCAGGATAGCATTCATTGCAGTGCTCTTGCCGGATTCAGGACTTCTCAGAACACCAATGACGAATTGCGGCCTGGTTAATTCTTTCCCAAAAAGCACCATGCAAAACCTCGCGGGCTTCTTCCTTCCCTGATGAGAATTCAAAAGTCCTCTTCTTTGCATACGCACCTTGACTACAAACTCAAATCCCACTTCCTTTCTCTTTGCACATTACCTGAGAACGAACAACCTACGCACTCCGTCAAGGTAAGCTATCTCCGCAAAATAGCATTTCACAGATTGACTCAcgctttttctttctttcggAGATACACTTGCTGACTATTATTTGAAGATCCTCAGTATGTCTTCACCGAAGAAGAAACACAATCGACGCAAGTCTCTTCGCGATCTATTCGACCTTGAAATCCCCCGAGTGGTTATTCCCTCACCTAATACAAGGCCCAATATAACGAACAATCATGCGCCAACACCTCCACTCCACCATATCAAGAGGCTGGCCGGTGAGATCATCTGGGAATGATAATGATCAGAAAGAGAAGTCAGAAACTCTTTCTATGACGATCAGAGCCGATGACGTTTATCTACAATATTCAAGCGACGATAATCCAAAGAAGCTGTTCGAAAAAGCTTCAAACTGGCTTCTAGCAATACAAGAGAATTCAGCAGAGAACGATCATGCAGATACGATACTCAAAGAGACACACGAAGCGATAATTCGTGCTATCTTTGGCTCTAACATGATTGAGAGAGCTGGTCTTGGCTGGGATATCACAGTTCACCTCTGCCGAAAGATCTTCTCCGGCGAAGATGTCACCGACATTCCTGAGCGTACTCCTGAGTACGAAAGCGAATTGCTGGAGATGTATCGAAAAGAAGGCAATCTCAAGGACATGCCGGCGCAGTATGTTCTCCGCGGACGAAGAGAAATCATTCAGCACGCGCGCGCTTTTCAATACCTCATACATACATTTGTCGTATTGCGAGAAGATCTTACCGAGGAGATCATCAAAGAAACACATCGAATCCTCACCAAGGGTATCCCAATCGTTCAAGAGGGCATGGATGACGTTGCACCTGAGAAATATGGTGGCATCTATCGGGATGTTGCAGTTGGAGCTGGCTCGACAATGTTCACAGTTCCTCAATTCGTGCCGCGCAAGATGAAAGAGTTCTGCGAGAAACTCAAGGAAGATATCTCGCTCGCCGAAACACGAGGCTTCATCGACCCGTTCTCTATAGCTTCAAAGTACTCACTGGAATTTGTCCAAATTCACCCATTCCAAGATGGCAATGGCAGAACTTGCCGTATGATACTCAATGCAATTCTCTGCAGATATGCAGGTATCATTGTTCCCATCGGCGAGCAAGGAGAAGAGAGGAGCGAGTATATAGCGATAAAGCGAAATGCGAGCGAAAACATGGATGGACATGGCCCATACGCTCTTTTCGTGCTTACCAGAGCCGTTACACGCCTGCGAGAActgaagaagaagatggCTGGTAAAGGAAGAAGAAAATGAGCTGTGTGTTCGGGGAGTCTGAAATCCATTTCATGGATTCAGTTAAGCTGGGGGAGCTGGAGTTCTAAGAAGTTATGAGACAGAAAGTTACTGCATCGTTTGAGATGCGCCGACGACTCGGCTTGGGAGGGAAACATTACTCTTAAACACATACCTAGCTGATAATCAGGCTGCCTGAATTCAAAGTTACCTAGTTTTTTCATGTCCTTGAGAAATTGTAAAATGTGAGGCGTATTACTTTATTCAGGCTACTAACATCTTATTGGTTTATCCAGGTATCCTAAGCAAAAGGAGAGAGACAGCCACGAAGATAGTTGTACCGGTCATGCAAGCAATGCATGATTTCTCACTTGTAACTCGGGatttaactaaggtagcTTGCCACTGGTACTTGCGATAATATTGGCGGGGGAACACATCGCCGTATGTACGTAAGGGCAGGGGCTTCATTTCATTTGGCACGGAAGTCCTCCAGAATATGATTGGGATAAAAGTTCCAAATATTCTTGTTGAATAGGCTCGATCCATCAGACACAAGTGGTGGGATAAATGCACGGAGTAATTAACTCATGCTTCGCTGTGCAAAATACAGCAAGGCGTGTCGTCGGAGTTGGGCCGCTTTCCTCGGTGAAGGAGGTCCGGATGGTGGGGCCGGGGTATCAGGGGTTCAGCCCCCACCGCCTTCCCCATTAGCCAGCCCGTGCCTCCTAGTCGAATCGTGGAAGCTCCAACACCTACGTGCTTTAGCTCAGCTTTCCCAGCCCTGTCCAACGCGCCTTCCTTCCCAAGACCGAACCTGGTTATCAGCTACAAACCTTCCTACAAGCATTTCCCGCCCGCCGCGCGCATCCCACGATACTCACACAAGAACACACACATAGGGACGACAGCCATAATGTCGACAATTACAACCACGGCCCTGCAATCGGGCCACGCGCCCATCATCCCCCTCTCCTTCAACTCAAACCAACCAGACACGATCCGCCTCTACCCGCTCTCCAACTATACCTTCGGCGTCAAGGAGACCCAGCCCGAGGAGGACCCCTCCGTCATCGCCCGCCTCAAGCGCCTCGAGGAGCACTACACCCAGCACGGCATGCGCCGCACCTGCGAGGGCATCCTCGTCTGCCACGAGCACAACCACCCGCACATCCTCATGCTGCAAATCGCAAACGCCTTCTTCAAGCTCCCCGGAGACTACCTCCGCCCCGAGGACGACGAGGTTGAAGGGTTCAAGGCCCGCCTCGATGAGCGCCTCGCCCCCGTCGGCCGCAtcggcgagggcgaggagcCCGCTGACTGGCAGGTTGGCGACTGCCTGGCCCAGTGGTGGCGGCCCAACTTTGAGACCTTCATGTACCCCTTTGTTCCGGCGCATGTGACTCGGCCAAAGGAATGCAAGAAGCTTTACTTTATCCAGTTGCCCAAGAGCAGTATGTTAATGAAAACCCTtgacagcaacagcagcaacacTTTTTGCTAACCCATGTCCCCCAACAGAGGTGCTTAGCGTCCCCAAGAACATGAAACTCCTCGCAGTCCCCCTCTTCGAGCTCTACGACAACACGGCGAGATACGGCCCCCAGCTCTCGGCGATCCCCCACCTCCTCAGCAGATACAACTTTGAGTTCGTCGACGAGAACGGCAACATCGTCGCTGCTACGCCCGGCGCGAGTGCACCGGAAGGATACGTTCCGAGAACAAAGGTGTTGGCGAGCGGCGACGACACGGACATGCAGGAGGCCAAGGGAGACGAAGAAGAGAACggcgagcagcagcagcagcagcagtaaGAGTTGCGGGTCGCGCGAAATGCGGACACAGAAAGGGAGGAAGGGCTTCTCACGAAAAGGGATCAGGGGCGAGGCGTTTTGGCGTAGGTCACAAAAGTGCCATAAGTAGACCGGTAGGACTGTACAACAGGTTTGACGCGATATTTGCGTCGATCGACACCACATAGAATGGTATTCATTGTTTGGAAGTGGGATTGGTgacgtttttttttttccattCCATGTTCTCAGTCTATCTGCATAACACCTAAGAAACTCACGCCTTGGGCTCTCCCTGGATGGTGGCCACCAGGCGGCGCTGGTGCTTGCTGGCCCTGAACTCCAGGTACCAGATTCCTTGCCAGGTTCCGGTAGCCTAGACAATGTAAGTGAGCCGGAAATCCACCATTTCGACTTTTCCTGTGATCAGACTTACCAACTTGCCATCCTTGATCGGGATGGTAACACTCGCGCCAACGAGAGCGCTCTTGATGTGAGCCTGTGTGTGACACATGACATCAGATCACCACACTGTAGCACCGAAAGATTGAAAAGAAACCAAACTCACCGGCATGTCATCGGGACCCTCGGCGCTGTGACGGTACAGCTCCTGGCCCTTGGGCCCCGCCTCGGGCGCGATGCGGTCCAGCGCGTCGCTCATGTCGGCGCGGACGTCGTCGTCCCAGTTCTCGTTGAGGCTGAGGGCGCAGCTCGTGTGCTGGACAAACAGGTGGAGGATGCCGACCTTGTAGTTCTTGAGCTCCGGGAGGGCGCCGACGATCTCGTCCGTGATGAGGTAGGAGCCGCGCGAGCGGGCGGGCAGGGAGAACTGCTTTTGGAACCAGGAGCCCGTCATGGTTGTTGTAGTTGGTGGGGTATGACGTGGGGGTTTtgagctgctgctgctgctactTGTCGAGAATGCGTAGCCTAGGGCTGTAAGAGGCAGGTTCCAGAGAAAGTGAAATAGGTTTGGAAAGAGGCAGATAATGATGAAGCAGAGGATGAGTAGGGTCGTCGTCTGTGAGGTTTGGGTACGGTTGGTTTGTGGTGTCGTCGGAGACATTGTGGTCGTGCTTGGAGTGTGGAAAATGATGCGGGCGCCGCGCTGGTCTCCAATCTGGTGGGGCAGGTTTGATGGATAAAGTGAGGTCAGATTACCTTGGGGAAGCAGCAGATTGGACGATTCTGGAGAGGGAACGCATGCAAAAGACGTAGCAAGTAATGCTGATATGACCTCAGACCCTGTGGTTTGGGTAAAGCAAATTGTTTGAAAATCATTGACAACGGTTTCTGATTTTCGTATTGAATCCTGTGTAATGTCGCCTTATCGGAGTGATTCAGTGCTCATAGAGGCTGATGGTGCAGCAAATCATGGTAAAACCCAAGTCACTTTCTGCAGTGCACTATGATGAATGTTAAACTGTGTCATGTCGCTGTCCAGCAACCTCTTCTAACGCATCTTTCGTAAACGTAACTAGCTCTTGGGACGGCCAAGAAAGCCATGAATCTTGATGACAATCCGCATTGGCCATCTCATCAACGTCCTTCTCACGATGCCGGTAAATTAAACAGCGAACGTCTACACCGTCAAGCCATTTGAACCCCCGATGCTTCAAGAGAGCAGCCATTCTGCACCAAACCAACACCTCAGAGCCCGAAAACTCAACCATCTGCTCATCTTTGAATGAAAATTGTGAAATTGGTTTAACCCGAAGCAACTCTGATCCTGCTATATCTACACAGCCCACGGCTTCCAGCCCGTCGCACAGCACACGGTGTCTAAGCGCTCTCTTTTCGTCCCAAAGCTGGCGACCCCTTGCCGCTATTGCTCATGCGGTTGCCGTAGCCAAACACTCCCATTCCACCATCCACAGCTATTGCCGGCTCTATGCGAGGGGGTACGAGGTCTCGGGGAGGGATTCGAGGTGCTTGCGGTGGTGCTCGTTGGCCTAGTCGTTGCATCAATTAGCTCCCCCATTGTTCGACTCGTTGCGGTGTACAGATAGCAGGATATGTCGGACCCAACTTACAAAGGGAAGACCGCAGTAGTTGCAGCTCGAAATCTCCGGCTTGTCAGTGTTGATAAAGATTCTAGGGTGACCAGAcggtccgccgccgccatcgcACGCCACGACGCGGGCGTGAGTCCACCGGACGGGCTCCTTGTGAACGAGCTCCATCGCGGAGTGAGGTTGTGGCTACAAATGTCGTCGAGACACACGTCAGTTCCTGGTTCTGTGATAGACTTCCCAGCCCTCTTCAGCAGCTGAAGCTCCAACAATTGACTCTCCAAGCCATTCGACTCCTCATCCTCCATCGTCCTCACATCTCTTCAACCCTCTCCACTCAGTCCCAGGGGTCGCAGGCGTCGCTTAGCTCACCTGGAGAGCGAAATCAGTCTGCTCAAACCGCGGACCAGTCATGGCCTCGGCGCGGGGCTTTTGGCTGCGCGACCAGACAAGCGACCGGTTCGGCGCCTGTCCGACCGTCTCGGGGACGGTGTTGTCGGCGACCTGGGGCGTCGCGGCCTCGTTCTTCTCGACGACGGCGGGTCTCTCGGTCGTGCGGACCGTCGTCGACACACTAAACGGTCTCGAGGCGACGCGGAGCTGCCGCGACAGGGCGCTCGTCGCTGCTCGTCTGGATGCCGACAACATGGCTTCGGTGTGCTGTGCTCAATTGAGTGGTGGGGATTCGCTTCGGATTCGAGAGCGGCGGTCGTCAGTTCGATTCCGGTCCTGGCTTTCAACCTACTCTCGGGTTTCTGGGGATAGCTTGGTGTTCGCGGAACCATTTGATTACACCTGCTGTCATTCGTCGGGAAGAACTGATGCCCCGTCGACCGAGTTGCAGACCCACCCATGGAGCACGGACCTGACGGTCAGTCTGGTAGGTACTGGGCAATCAAGCCAGTACTTTTGAATTTCACTCACacccaagtaccctagaataCGAATTTTGAGTCAGCCATGCCTGTCAATGAACAGCTACTCCAAAGCAATATTCTCAAAAACACATGATTTACATGAAGGATACACAGCCAGTTTTGTTAAGGATTTGTCATATCCTCTTAAAGCATAACATGATAATCAAAAGTCATACACACGTGCCATCATGCAACCGATACTCCAATAGAAACCAACGAGGCTATGGAAGACTAGCCTCGTATATGCCAGGGCATGAGGGGGACTCTATCTCTATTTACGCCTCATTGTATCCTTTCTGCTTTTGTTTTGTGTAATGCATCCCTCCTCCCATGAACCAACCCCCCCCCGATACTTGTTCATAGCCACATGGACACATTTGCTGTGCTCGCGTCTTGGTATACGTCCAGGCGTCTCTTCATTTCTCCCTGCAAAGCCGAAGCGGGCAACAGGATTCTTCTCGAATTCACAATACGTCGCAATCATCTAGCGATCCATCGGCAAGAACTAGCGTGACCGAGTAGTCTGTCCATGCGCCTCTGCGTCGTCGTCAAGGTGGATCTCAGCTGCCTCTGTGGAAGCGGTATCGTTATCAGCAGCTGGCACAGAGATGACCTCTGCATTGTTCTGACGGGCCCATGCGGCGGTCTGGATCTCTGACAGACCAACCTGAGCGCCAAAGTCGGGCGGCGGAGGCGCCTCGTCATGGGCGGTCTCGTAATCTCCCATGGTCTCATCGAACTGCATATCAGTGTCGTTGCCGACTTCGCGCTCGTCTGACGAGTCTGGTTGTGCGTCGTCGCTACCGTAGCCGTCCAGACCAAGGGAGTTGTTGGTTCCATCAGCGGAATCCAAGGAATTCCAGTTCCAGCCCTGCGTAGCTGAGAACGCAGTCGAGTCTCCGTTGTAGTCCGTCATGCCGATGCCCTCATCCTCAATGCTGTTTTGAATGTTCTCGCTACCAACGTTGGTGCTGGAGCTACCCTCATAAGGTGGCAAATCATCCTCTGCACCCAGGTTGGCCGTGGACATCGTGTTACTAGCCAAACCACGATTTCCGCGCGGGTGAGTTGCTTCGGCTCCGATCCCAAGTCTCGACGATCCAGTTAGGGAGGAGCCCCCGACGAGACGTTGATCTTCCCCCGAATCGGTATCCTCTTCATCGTCGTCTTCTCCATCCTTGTCGAACTTGTCGAAGATCTCCTTGAAGCGAGGGCCGCCCAACGGGCCCTCGGACCGACGCCGGTAGAAGAGCAGGTAGGCCGCTCTAGTAACGACGCTCTCAGGCGAAGTCTTGCTGGCTGAGGTATCTGGAAAATGGTGAGTACGAGAAGTCATGTTTTGCAAAGGGTCAACCTACCATTGTAGTTGTACCACTGGCCGTCAACAAAGTTTCGCCCGTAAGCAGTGTAGTGGCCACCGCCGAGACCACCAAAGTGATCGTCGACCGCGATGAGGTCGTAGATCTCTTCCTTGCCCGTCTCCTGGCAGAGGACACGCTTGTGAAGATCGAGACCCTCGATGGGGAAGTCAACCAAAACGTCCAGCTTGTCGCGGCGCCAGCCAGCACTGCTAAACCGCTTCAGGTGGACAACGAGGATGTCTGGCGTCTTCCAGAGATCGAACTTCTTGCTAGCACGTCGATGCTCCTTGCAGCGTGGACAATACCACATGTCCTGCTCAGACAAGACTTCGGCCTTCTCGAACTCATCCAAGCACTCCTCAAGGGTAATG from Colletotrichum lupini chromosome 2, complete sequence carries:
- a CDS encoding fic/DOC family protein, whose amino-acid sequence is MRIQKSSSLHTHLDYKLKSHFLSLCTLPENEQPTHSVKILSMSSPKKKHNRRKSLRDLFDLEIPRVVIPSPNTRPNITNNHAPTPPLHHIKRLAEKSETLSMTIRADDVYLQYSSDDNPKKLFEKASNWLLAIQENSAENDHADTILKETHEAIIRAIFGSNMIERAGLGWDITVHLCRKIFSGEDVTDIPERTPEYESELLEMYRKEGNLKDMPAQYVLRGRREIIQHARAFQYLIHTFVVLREDLTEEIIKETHRILTKGIPIVQEGMDDVAPEKYGGIYRDVAVGAGSTMFTVPQFVPRKMKEFCEKLKEDISLAETRGFIDPFSIASKYSLEFVQIHPFQDGNGRTCRMILNAILCRYAGIIVPIGEQGEERSEYIAIKRNASENMDGHGPYALFVLTRAVTRLRELKKKMAGKGRRK
- a CDS encoding cleavage and polyadenylation specificity factor subunit 5 gives rise to the protein PVPPSRIVEAPTPTCFSSAFPALSNAPSFPRPNLVISYKPSYKHFPPAARIPRYSHKNTHIGTTAIMSTITTTALQSGHAPIIPLSFNSNQPDTIRLYPLSNYTFGVKETQPEEDPSVIARLKRLEEHYTQHGMRRTCEGILVCHEHNHPHILMLQIANAFFKLPGDYLRPEDDEVEGFKARLDERLAPVGRIGEGEEPADWQVGDCLAQWWRPNFETFMYPFVPAHVTRPKECKKLYFIQLPKSKVLSVPKNMKLLAVPLFELYDNTARYGPQLSAIPHLLSRYNFEFVDENGNIVAATPGASAPEGYVPRTKVLASGDDTDMQEAKGDEEENGEQQQQQQ